CGACCTGCACGAATGGTGTAACGATCTGGACACTGTCTCAGCCATGAGCTCGGTGAAATTGTAGTAACGGTGAAGATGCCGTTTACCCGCTGTGGGACGAAAAGACCCCGTGAACCTTTACTATAGCTTAGTATTGACCTTGGACAAATAATGTGTAGGATAGGTGGGAGACTTTGAAGTGGCGTCGCCAGGCGTCGTGGAGTCACTGTTGAAATACCACCCTTTATTTGTTTAGGGCCTAACGTCTAACGACGGACAGTGCTTGGTGGGTAGTTTGACTGGGGTGGTCGCCTCCAAAAGAGTAACGGAGGCTTCTAAAGGTTCCCTCAATACGGTTGGCAATCGTGTGTAGAGTGCAATGGCATAAGGGAGCTTGACTGAGAGACCTACAAGTCGATCAGGTACGAAAGTAGAGCATAGTGATCCGGTGGTTCCGCATGGAAGGGCCATCGCTCAAAGGATAAAAGGTACTCCGGGGATAACAGGCTGATCTCCCCCAAGAGCTCACATCGACGGGGGGGTTTGGCACCTCGATGTCGGCTCGTCACATCCTGGGGCTGGAGAAGGTCCCAAGGGTTGGGCTGTTCGCCCATTAAAGTGGCACGCGAGCTGGGTTCAGAACGTCGTGAGACAGTTCGGTCTCTATCTACAGTGGGCGTAAGAAATTTGAGTGGATCTGACTCTAGTACGAGAGGACCGAGTTGGACTGACCGCTGGTGTACCAGTTGTCCCGCCAGGGGCACTGCTGGGTAGCTACGTCGGGAAGGGATAAGCGCTGAAAGCATATAAGCGCGAAACCCACCACAAGATGAGATTTCTTTAAAGGGCCGTGGGAGACTACCACGTTGATAGGTCATAGGTGTAAAGGCAGTAATGTCATAGCCGAGTGATACTAATAGCCCGTAAGCTTATGTACGTCGTTCCCCACCTTAGGGTGGGGGGCACACTCTTTTTTTAATATTCACTTCAAAGACTTGTTTTTGTTGTATTTTTTATTCCAATATGTTAAGATATTTCTTCGATTAAAATCGAAGGTTCTAGTCTTTATGAAAGACAAGATCTAAAACTAAGGTGGTTATAGCGATGGGGCTCACCTCTTACCATTCCGAACAGAGAAGTTAAGCCCATTTGCGCCGATGATACTACATTCGTGGGAAAGTAGGTCGCCGCCTTCTTTAAACCCTCACTATTTATTTAGTGAGGGTTTTTTTATGCCCAAAAACTTCTTTCCCACGAATATGTGGTGGCACAGCCATTGCAAAGCATCATACCCCGTGGAACAAAAAATGTACTGTGCCGTTTTACTCCCAACAACCGGCTTTAAGATCCACTCGTTTTTTTGGATTGGGTCCTTTTTTTATGCCCAAAAACTACTTTCCCACGAATATGTGGTGGCACAGCCATTGCAAAGCATCGTACCCCGTGGAACAAAAAATGTACTGTGCCGTTTTACTCCCAACAACCGGCTTTAAGACCCACTCGTTTTTTTGGATTGGGTCCTTTTTTTATGCCCAAAAACTACTTTCCCACGAATATGTGGTGGCACAGCCATTGCAAAGCATCATACCCCGTGGAACAAAAAATGTACTGTGCCGTTTTACTCCCAACAACCGGCTTTAAGACCCACTCGTTTTTTTGGATTGGGTCCTTTTTTTATGGAATAAACGCAAGTCTTAACCAACTTTCTCACGAATATGTGGTGGCACAGCCATTGCAAAGCATCATACCCCGTGGAACAAAAAATGTACTGTGCCGTTTTATTCCCAACAACCGGCTTTAAGATCCCCTCGTTTTTTTGGATTGGGTCCTTTTTTTATGCCCAAAAATTACTTTCCCACGAATATGTGGTGGCAACGGACTCTAAAGTTTACAAAAAGCAAAAGAAAAAATATGCCGTTGCCGATTATCTATATACAACGAGCTGCTGTAGCCTTAGAGTTTCTAAAAATATGTTTATACAATCCATAACCCTTGGTACTCCTTTGTTCCTATATTTCATAATTAATTTGCTATATTAGAGTACCATAAACGATAAAAACCATATTATGAAATTTAAAACTACCCTTCCTTCCTTGCTATTACTGCTATTTATATCAGTTTTGGGATTTGCTCAAGAACGAATAGCTGTAATACAAGAGCCTCTTGTTATTCTTATAGATCCTGCCGACGGCAGTATTGTAGACCCTAATTTTATTGATCTTACTCCTCTTGGCACTGCAACACCAAAGGGCTTACTTCAGGTTGATGACGAGATATGGATTACAGATCAAATTGAGGATAGAATAGATAGATTTGCACTCGATGGTACATTTATTAGTGCAATTGATACGGGTCTTGATAATGTTAAAGGACTTGAAGTTGTTGACGATGAAGTATGGGTAACCAACGCTGGCTCTAACAATGGTGCGCCAGGGGATGCACTAGTTCGATTCGACTTTGATGGCGTAAATCTCGGATTTTATTCTACAACAGGCTCTTCTTTTGATATTACCGATATTGGGGGAGAGGTATATATATCATATATTGGTGTAGATACGAGAATTGAAAGAAGAGATTATGATGGGAACATACTAGGAACTATCGTAGGAACAGGTGTTGTTACTTTTTTACAGCAAATAGAGCAAAGCACAGCTAATAATTCAGTCTACGCAGGTGTATTTAGCAGTAACGGAGCAAATACGCCAGGGTTGTATGAATTTGCAGAAGCAGATGGCGCTATTTTAAATTACTATGATGTAGGTGCTTTGCGTGGAGTGGCCATTCTCGATGATGGAAATGTATTATATTCTACTGGAAATAATATTAATTTATTAAATACAACTACAAATAGTTCTAGTCTTGTTTCTAGTGGAGGAGCAAGTCAATACTTTAATCGAGTTAATTTAATGCCGTGTACAATACCAGCTACACCAACAGGTGATGCCACACAAACATTTAATGAGGGAGCTACATTGGCCGATATAGTAGTAAACCCAACAAATGTAACGTGGTTTGCCACTGAAATTGATGCGTCTACAAATACAAACCCATTACCTAACACTACTGTATTAGTAGATGGTGAAGACTATTTTGCAATTTCTATCAATGGCTCTTGTCTTAGCGATAGTTTGGAAGTTACAGTAACAATTGTCTGTAATCCACCTGCTACTCCTACAGGAGATGCGGCTCAAACAGTAGCTCCAGGTTCTACATTAGCAGATTTGGTTGTAGATCCTATTACGGTAACATGGTATGCTACCGAAGCCGATGCACTAGCGAATATAAATGCATTGCCTCTAACTACAATTTTAGTAGATCAAGAAGATTATTTTGCGGTTAATATTGTTAACGACTGTGCAAGTGACCCTTTTGAGGTAACTGTAACGTTAGAAGTACTCGGTGTCTCTGATTTCAATTTGAATGGGGTAAATGTATATCCAAACCCTGTAACTAGTGAACTTACTATTGAATCTAAAGATAACATTGTGAGCATTGCTGTTCATAATATGCTAGGACAACTGGTCTTGGAAACGGACGTTGAAAACACCATCACTTCGGTTCAAATGACAGGGTTCCGAACTGGAATTTACCTAGTGACTGTTAAAACGGCAAATGCACAAGAAACGATAAAAGTTGTAAAAAGGTAAAGTACACATTTTACATAATAGGCACTCTGACTTAGTACAATCATAAAATTTTACTTTGTCAGGGTGTTTTTATTTAGGTACTGCCTCAAAATCATGACGAATGTGTACTCTTGTAGCTTAGTTTACTAAAATCTGTGATTATTATTATATCTGAAACACATATCGTACCTCCATTAGATGTACCAATACGACTGCAAGAATATGGCGTGGGTATTTTTATAAATGCAGCCACAAAATCGGCACTTAAGAAGGTACTGAAAAAAGAATATGTTTTAGTAAATAATCTAATCGCCACTACAGCCACAATGATTAAAGGTGGAGAAACGATTGTTTTAAATATTCCTGAGCGCAGCATACCCAAACCACTAGTCCTTAAATTGACTGTTATTTATGAAGATGATTATCTAGCTGTTATTATGAAGCCAGCAGGAATACTAGTAAGTGGAAATTCCTTTAAAACTGTGAGAAATGCACTTTCCCAAAATCTACAGCCAAGTGCGTTAGGAGACGCTACGTCTCCACAGCCCGTACATAGGTTAGATTATGCAACTACGGGATTATTACTAATTGGTAAGACTAGCAGTAGTATACGCAGTCTAAATGCCCTTTTTGAACATAAGGAGATTGAAAAAACATATTATGCTGTTACTATAGGCAGTATGCCTGCATATGGAACAATTAATCTTCCGGTAGATGGTAAAAAATCAGTTTCTGAATATAATGTAAAAGAACATATAAGCTCCAAACGGTTTGAACAACTAAATTTAGTGGAATTGCATCCAAAAACGGGTAGAAGGCACCAACTGCGTAAACATCTGTCGCATCTTGGAAACCCTATTCTCGGCGATAAGGAGTACGGTTATAAAGAACTTATTTTAAACGGCAAAGGATTGTATTTGCATGCCTATTCGCTGCGTTTTTTGCATCCTTTTACCAAGAAGGAAATGATAGTAGTAAGTGATGTTCCAGAACGGTTTAAAAAATTATTTCCTAGAATCATAGATTCGCCAATGGTCTGAAGCTATCTTTGCAATAGCGATAGCAATGGCAGCTTATGCCGAGGCGTGCATCGAGGCATAACTACAATGGATAGCGCGGCGATTGCCATAAAAATTATGAGAATTCAAACAGAAATAGAAGAAAAACTAAATACAGTCACCCATGGGTTCGGATTTCTATTAAGTCTATTAGGCTTTGCGCTTTTGTTTGTATTTAAAACCTACGAGACAGCTCAGGGTCTTTTGGGTATTATATTATACGGTATCTCACTATCTACACTTTACTTTGCTTCGACCATATATCACTACACCAAGAATGAGCAACGCAAGCTATTTTATAGGAAGCTTGACCATATTAGTATTTACTTACTTATTGCAGGTACCTATTCGCCAGTAGTTCTTATCGCGTTAGCAGACAGCAACGGATGGTTGCTTTTTTGGTTAGTTTGGGGAATAGCTATTGTAGGCACAATTTTAAAGATATTTTTTACTGGTAGGTTTGAAGCTATTTCTTTGCTGTTGTATGTGGTAATGGGATGGCTAATTGTATTCGACTTTACTGCTTTAAGAGAGGCTGTGTCGCCCGAGGGCCTTTGGTTGCTTATGGGGGGAGGAATGGCTTATACGGGCGGAATTGTTTTTTACGTTATTGATAAAATACCCTTTAATCATGTAATCTGGCATCTTTTTGTTCTTACAGGGAGTATTTTACACTACTTATTTATATTGTTTGAGGTATAATTAGATAAAATAAGCAATGATAACGGCAATAAATACGGCAATCATTTTAGAAAGATTAAACGTGTGATTTTTTGAGCTTTCAAACAATATTGTAGTTGATACGTGAAGAAATATTCCAATAGCTACTGCGTTGATCTCGTTGGCATAAACTTTTAAAGGTGGCATGCTACTCATAAGGTAACTGCCCAAGGGTGTCATTACTGCAAAAAGCAATAAGAAACTTAGCGTTGTGCTTTTTTTGTATCCTGCTTTTGTGAAGAACAAGGCAAGAATAATTGCAATAGGTATTTTGTGCACTAGTACGCCATAGAACATGGCACTATTATCAACTAAGGGAACACCTTCGATAAGTGCGTGTAATGATAGGCTAACAAACAATAAAAGTGGAAATGTTTTTTTATCTGAATGCATATGAACATGCCCGTGCTCTGCACCCTTTGAAAAGAAATCGAGTATAATTTGAAGTAAAATACCTACCATGATGAACACCCCGATATGTTCTGAAGAAGATTCAAACACCTCCGGTAACAATTCAAATAGTGTAGTGGCTAGTAGAAAGGCACCACTAAAAGCGAGAATAATTGGTAGCTGTGGAAGTTCTTTTTTCTGAAAAAGAAGCGCTACTATATATCCTACAACTACTGCTAGAAAAAGTGCGAGATATTCCATTATCTAAAAATTAAAATTAAACGCTCAGAAGTTTCTTCGTGAAAGGGAGCTAAGCTGTAATCTCCAAAAATATGCACAAGCTCTAATCCAGCCCGCTCAAAATATTGTTTAAAATCTACAAGTGTTAATGCCTTTACACGTTCTTTAAAGGTGTATGAAGTCTCAGCATCTTTAAATGAAATTTTCTTAATTATATGTCCTTCTTCAATATATCGTTCTATATAAAATGTGATATGGTCTACTACTTTTGTTTCTGAAGGCACCAAATTAGTTAGTACATTTTTTACATTCATAAAGTCTATTACAGCATGGCCATCTTCGTTAAGCTCCTGCTTAATTGCCTTGATTGTGCGTAAATTATCTTCTTCGGTGTCAAAATAACCGAAACTTGTAAAGAGATTAAAAACTGCATTAAATGTGGCTGGAAATGGAATGCACATATCATGTACTTTAAACCGAAGGTTGTCTGTTTCAAACTGTTTGGCATGTGCAATACTTGCTTCAGATAGATCAACGCCTGTTACGTTAAATCCCATTTTACTTAAAGAAATAGCATGCCGACCTTTTCCGCAGGCAAGATCTAAGATGGTATCTTCTTTTTCTAGGGAAAGAAATGTAGTTAGCCTTTTCATAAATGAATTGGCTTCTTCATGACCTCTATCCTTATATAAAATGTGATAATAGGGCGTGTCAAACCACGAACTATACCAAGCACCCATTTTTTCTTTTTGCATCTCTTAATTTTGCAGTGCAAAAATACTGTATTTTTGTTCCTTTAAATTGTTCTAGTCGTTTTTTCAGGAATTAATAGACTATAATTAACTATATACCTACTACCGCAGGCATTATTATGACAAAAAACTTTAAAATGGTGGCAAAGACCCTCTATGGTCTTGAAGAGCTGCTCGCACAAGAATTAAGGCAATTAGGTGCTTCTAACATTGAAATAGGCACTCGAAATGTTTCTTTTGAAGGCGATACGGGCTTTATGTATAAGGTAAATTTATGCTGTAGAACCGCCATAAAAGTTTTAAAACCAATTACTGCCTTCAATATTTTTACAGAAGAAGATTTATATAAGAAGATTTACGCCATTCCGTGGGAGCACTATATGGAGGCAGATGGTAGCCTTGCAGTAGACTCTACCGTGTATTCTGAAAAATTTACACATTCGCAATATATTTCTTTAAAAACGAAAGATGCTATTGTAGACCGATTTAGAGATAAAGAGGGGGAACGCCCTGACGTAGATTTAGACCATCCAACGTTACGAATTAATGTACATATTGATAGAAATATATGTACGGTTTCACTAGATAGTTCTGGAGCTTCATTACATAAAAGAGGATATAAAGTTGAAAATACATTAGCGCCAATCAACGAAGTGCTGGCTGCAGGAATTATTATGCTTACCGGTTGGAGTGGTCAATGCGACTTTATGGATCCTATGTGCGGGAGTGGAACTATAGCTACCGAAGCGGCTATGATTGCCTGTAATATTCCGCCAAACTTGAATAGAGATGAATTTGGCTTCGAAACATGGCCAGATTTTGATGTAGATCTATACGAAGTTATAGAGAATGCCGCCTTAAAGAAAATAAAAGA
This Rasiella rasia DNA region includes the following protein-coding sequences:
- a CDS encoding T9SS type A sorting domain-containing protein encodes the protein MKFKTTLPSLLLLLFISVLGFAQERIAVIQEPLVILIDPADGSIVDPNFIDLTPLGTATPKGLLQVDDEIWITDQIEDRIDRFALDGTFISAIDTGLDNVKGLEVVDDEVWVTNAGSNNGAPGDALVRFDFDGVNLGFYSTTGSSFDITDIGGEVYISYIGVDTRIERRDYDGNILGTIVGTGVVTFLQQIEQSTANNSVYAGVFSSNGANTPGLYEFAEADGAILNYYDVGALRGVAILDDGNVLYSTGNNINLLNTTTNSSSLVSSGGASQYFNRVNLMPCTIPATPTGDATQTFNEGATLADIVVNPTNVTWFATEIDASTNTNPLPNTTVLVDGEDYFAISINGSCLSDSLEVTVTIVCNPPATPTGDAAQTVAPGSTLADLVVDPITVTWYATEADALANINALPLTTILVDQEDYFAVNIVNDCASDPFEVTVTLEVLGVSDFNLNGVNVYPNPVTSELTIESKDNIVSIAVHNMLGQLVLETDVENTITSVQMTGFRTGIYLVTVKTANAQETIKVVKR
- a CDS encoding RluA family pseudouridine synthase — encoded protein: MIISETHIVPPLDVPIRLQEYGVGIFINAATKSALKKVLKKEYVLVNNLIATTATMIKGGETIVLNIPERSIPKPLVLKLTVIYEDDYLAVIMKPAGILVSGNSFKTVRNALSQNLQPSALGDATSPQPVHRLDYATTGLLLIGKTSSSIRSLNALFEHKEIEKTYYAVTIGSMPAYGTINLPVDGKKSVSEYNVKEHISSKRFEQLNLVELHPKTGRRHQLRKHLSHLGNPILGDKEYGYKELILNGKGLYLHAYSLRFLHPFTKKEMIVVSDVPERFKKLFPRIIDSPMV
- the trhA gene encoding PAQR family membrane homeostasis protein TrhA; translated protein: MRIQTEIEEKLNTVTHGFGFLLSLLGFALLFVFKTYETAQGLLGIILYGISLSTLYFASTIYHYTKNEQRKLFYRKLDHISIYLLIAGTYSPVVLIALADSNGWLLFWLVWGIAIVGTILKIFFTGRFEAISLLLYVVMGWLIVFDFTALREAVSPEGLWLLMGGGMAYTGGIVFYVIDKIPFNHVIWHLFVLTGSILHYLFILFEV
- a CDS encoding ZIP family metal transporter, which gives rise to MEYLALFLAVVVGYIVALLFQKKELPQLPIILAFSGAFLLATTLFELLPEVFESSSEHIGVFIMVGILLQIILDFFSKGAEHGHVHMHSDKKTFPLLLFVSLSLHALIEGVPLVDNSAMFYGVLVHKIPIAIILALFFTKAGYKKSTTLSFLLLFAVMTPLGSYLMSSMPPLKVYANEINAVAIGIFLHVSTTILFESSKNHTFNLSKMIAVFIAVIIAYFI
- a CDS encoding class I SAM-dependent methyltransferase, translating into MQKEKMGAWYSSWFDTPYYHILYKDRGHEEANSFMKRLTTFLSLEKEDTILDLACGKGRHAISLSKMGFNVTGVDLSEASIAHAKQFETDNLRFKVHDMCIPFPATFNAVFNLFTSFGYFDTEEDNLRTIKAIKQELNEDGHAVIDFMNVKNVLTNLVPSETKVVDHITFYIERYIEEGHIIKKISFKDAETSYTFKERVKALTLVDFKQYFERAGLELVHIFGDYSLAPFHEETSERLILIFR
- a CDS encoding THUMP domain-containing class I SAM-dependent RNA methyltransferase, yielding MTKNFKMVAKTLYGLEELLAQELRQLGASNIEIGTRNVSFEGDTGFMYKVNLCCRTAIKVLKPITAFNIFTEEDLYKKIYAIPWEHYMEADGSLAVDSTVYSEKFTHSQYISLKTKDAIVDRFRDKEGERPDVDLDHPTLRINVHIDRNICTVSLDSSGASLHKRGYKVENTLAPINEVLAAGIIMLTGWSGQCDFMDPMCGSGTIATEAAMIACNIPPNLNRDEFGFETWPDFDVDLYEVIENAALKKIKDFHFKIYASDKDAFALRKAKANIKSANLSEFIEVKEQDFFESKKETERSMFIVFNPPYDERLSLDDIEAFYGSIGNTLKRGYPGTQAWMITSNMEALKRVGLRPSRRIKLYNGKLESKLVRYDMYEGSKKAKKN